From the Cervus elaphus chromosome 20, mCerEla1.1, whole genome shotgun sequence genome, one window contains:
- the LOC122676934 gene encoding guanylate-binding protein 1-like, with protein sequence MASEIHMPGPECLIENTNGRLLVNPKALKILSAIRQPVVVVAIVGLYRTGKSYLMNKLAGKKKGFSLGSTVQSHTKGIWMWCVPHPKRPNRTLVLLDTEGLGDVEKGDNQNDSWIFALAILLSSTFVYNSMGTINQQAMDQLHYVTELTDKIRARSSPDVDGVEDSADFVSFFPDFVWTLRDFSLDLEADGQSITADEYLENSLKLKKGTSPKDKTFNLPRLCIRKFFPKKKCFIFDRPTHRKKLNQLEELCDDELDSEFVQQAAVFCSYIFSNSKTKTLSGGIKVDGPRLETLVQTYVDAINSGDLPCMENAVLALAEIENSAAVKKAIAHYDQQMGEKLQLPTETLQELLDLHRATEKEAIEVFMKSSFKDIDQLFQKDLAAQLDKKRDDFCNQNLKVSSDRCSALLKDIFSPLEEDVKQGIYSKSGGYRFFIEKMQELKKKYLQEPRKGIQAEEILQEYLKSKESVTDAILQTDQTLSEKEKLIEVERVKAESAQAAAKMLEEMQIKNQQMMEQKEKSYQEHVKQLTEKMERDRAQLLEEQERTLALKLQEQSRLLQEGFQEENKRLQNEIQNLQKKMEKPRHPCVLS encoded by the exons ATGGCCTCAGAGATCCACATGCCAGGCCCAGAGTGCCTCATTGAGAACACTAATGGGCGACTGCTGGTTAATCCGAAAGCCCTGAAGATCCTGTCTGCCATCAGGCAGCCTGTTGTGGTGGTGGCTATCGTGGGCCTCTACCGCACGGGCAAGTCCTACCTGATGAACAAGCTGGCCGGGAAGAAAAAGG gcttctctctggGCTCCACTGTGCAGTCACACACGAAGGGCATCTGGATGTGGTGTGTGCCTCATCCCAAGAGGCCGAACCGCACTCTAGTTCTGCTTGATACGGAGGGCCTGGGGGATGTGGAGAAG GGTGACAACCAGAATGACTCCTGGATCTTTGCCCTAGCAATACTCCTGAGCAGCACTTTTGTGTACAATAGTATGGGAACTATCAACCAGCAGGCCATGGACCAACTGCA CTATGTGACAGAACTGACAGATAAAATCAGGGCAAGATCCTCACCTGATGTGGATGGGGTTGAGGATTCAGCTGACTTTGTGAGCTTCTTTCCAGACTTCGTATGGACACTGAGGGATTTCTCCCTCGACTTGGAAGCAGATGGACAGTCCATCACAGCAGATGAGTACCTGGAGAATTCACTCAAGCTTAAGAAAG gtACCAGCCCAAAAGATAAAACTTTTAATCTGCCTCGACTCTGTATCCGAAAGTTCTTCCCAAAGAAGAAATGCTTCATCTTTGATCGGCCCACTCACAGGAAGAAATTGAACCAGCTTGAGGAACTGTGTGACGATGAGCTGGACTCCGAATTTGTGCAACAAGCTGCGGTCTTCTGTTCCTACATCTTTAGCAATTCCAAAACTAAAACTCTCTCAGGAGGCATCAAGGTGGATGGACCAC GTCTAGAGACCCTGGTGCAGACCTATGTCGATGCCATCAACAGTGGAGATCTGCCCTGCATGGAGAATGCAGTCCTGGCCTTGGCTGAGATTGAGAACTCTGCCGCAGTGAAAAAGGCCATCGCCCATTATGACCAGCAGATGGGCGAGAAGCTGCAGCTGCCCACGGAAACCCTGCAGGAACTGCTGGACCTGCACAGGGCCACCGAGAAAGAGGCCATTGAAGTCTTCATGAAGAGTTCCTTCAAAGACATAGACCAATTGTTTCAAAAAGATTTAGCG GCCCAGCTAGACAAAAAGCGAGATGACTTTTGTAATCAGAATCTTAAAGTATCATCAGATCGTTGCTCTGCTTTACTGAAGGATATTTTCAGTCCTCTAGAAGAAGATGTGAAACAGGGGATTTATTCAAAATCAGGGGGCTATCGCTTCTtcattgagaagatgcaagagctGAAGAAGAAGTATCTTCAGGAGCCCAGGAAGGGCATACAG GCTGAGGAGATTCTTCAGGAATACTTGAAGTCCAAGGAGTCTGTGACTGATGCAATTCTACAGACAGACCAGAcactttcagagaaggaaaagttgATTGAAG TGGAACGTGTGAAAGCTGAATCTGCACAGGCTGCAGCAAAAATGCTggaggaaatgcaaataaagaacCAGCAGATgatggaacagaaagaaaagagctaTCAGGAACATGTGAAACAACTGACTGAGAAGATGGAGAGGGATAGGGCCCAGTTACTGGAAGAGCAAGAGAGAACTCTTGCTCTCAAACTGCAG GAACAGTCCCGACTACTACAGGAAGGATTCCAAGAGGAGAACAAACGACTTCAAAATGAAATACAGAATCTCCAGAAGAAGATGGAAAAGCCAAGGCACCCATGTGTCCTAAgctaa